GTTATTTCAAAGGAGTTCGGTAGCGTTTCTTTGTTTACTATTAGGGAATGATAACGGGTGGCTTCAAAGGGGTTGGATAGGCCATTGAAGATTGCCTTATTATCATGGTGTATCATGGATGTTTTGCCATGCATTATCCTTCTTGCCCGTATTATTTTTGCTCCGAATGTATATGCAATACATTGGTGCCCCAGACAAACACCTAGTATTGGGACTTTTCCTGCAAAATTCTTAATAACAGAGTTTGATATGCCGCCTTCTTTTGGGGTACATGGCCCAGGTGAAATAATTATATGGCTTGGGTTCTTTTTTTCAATCTCTGCAATGGTAATCTTGTCATTCCGGGCGACTTCTATGGCTATACCAAAGGCGCCTATCTGCTGTACGAGATTGTAAGTAAAAGAATCATAGTTGTCTATTAATAATACCAATTTGAGATTTTATTGATTTTGGTGTTGATAATACAGAAACTAAGTAATTTTCTGTAAATCTTCAGGAGATTTTTATATTGTTATAAGGCAAAACTAAGTCTAGCAGATTATTTTTCTTTGTCAAATACTTATCTTAATAAATGGCCTTGTAGAAACTACTTAGAGAAACTAAAAAACAAAAATGGGCTTGACAAAAAAGCATTTTTTGTTATCATCTGTTATTGTTGTAATAAAGTTGGAAGCGGTTTGTTCTTAATATCTTAGAAAAGTTTAAAAAGGGTGATAAGGCTTAGGCTATAATTAGCGTATTCGGTTGTCTAGGCTTATGTCAACGGGATTGATGGGAATTCAATGATAATACTTGCAATGAAGTGACCGCAGAGGGATTTCAATAATCGGAGTTGTTTAGACTGTTACAGAAAAAGTGGGAGTTTGCCCACTTTTTTTTTTGAAACCATTATTAGGGATATAAATGGACAAAGAGAGCTTGTTAAGATTGGTGGAATTATTACACAAAGACAAAGACATTGACAAAGACATTGTCTTTCAGGGTATTGAATCCGCTTTAGAATCTGCTACCAGAAAACATCTAAAAACCAACGAGACGGTTTCAATTAAGATCGATAGGGATACAGGAGAGATTGTGGCCAGGCAGGGAGAGCATGAAATTGATCTCTCAGATTTGGGAAGAATTACTGCCCAAACTGCCAAACAGGTGATAATTCAGAAGATCAAAGAAGCTGAAAGAGATGTTATTTACAATGAATTTGTTGAGAGAAAGGGCACAATAGTTAGTGGCATCGTACAACGGTTTGAAGGACCGACAATAATTATCAATCTTGGTAAGACAGAAGGATATCTTCCAAAGTCAGAACAAATTAGTAATGAATTTCATCGTTCGGCTGAGAGAGTAAGGTGTATAGTTGCTGATGTAAAAAAGGCTGGACATAGAGTGAAAATTCTGCTTTCGAGGACACATTCTAATTTTGTGAGACAGCTTTTTGAATTGGAAGTACCGGAAATACCGGAGAAGATTGTTGAAATAAAAGGTTTGGTGAGAGAGGCCGGTTATAGAACTAAGATTGCCGTATTTTCGGAAGATCCGAATGTCGATTGCGTAGGAGCTTGTGTCGGTGTAAGAGGGACAAGAATAAAAAATATTGTTGATGAATTAAATGGAGAAAAAATAGATATTATTCGCTGGGATGATGAACAAGAAGTTTTTATCCCTAATACTCTAAAACCTGCTGAAGTTACAGGTATTTTGCTGTCTCCGGAGAACCAGGTTGCAACTGTTGTGGTCCCGAATGACCAGCTTTCATTAGCTATTGGTAAAAGGGGACAGAATGTAAGGCTTGCATCTAAATTGGCAGGTTGGGACATAGATATAATTACTGAAGTAGAGCTGGAGCGTGAGCGTGAGCGTGAGGAGTCGAATGGCTCAACGGGGGAAGGTGTAGATGAGACAGCTTCAAGTGAAGATGAAACTGGAAAAGAAGTTGAGGAAGCTGGCCTAAACGAAGATGCTGACAGTGAAGAGGTAAAAAAACAAATATAAATTAGTAGTACTATTTTAGGAGCGTTGTTTTATTTATGGTTAGAATTAATAAACTGGCAAAAGATTTAGGTTTTAAAAATAGCTTTTTAATAGAAAAGTGTCAAGAGTATGGTTTTGTGCATATTAAACACCATGCAAATGCGTTGACGGATGAACAAGCAGGTTTATTGCGTAGTAAATTAGTAGATAGAGCTGCACAAAGTGTTTCTATTAAAGAAAAACCTGATACTTCTCAAGTCAAAAAAGTAAGTACAGAGAAAAAAAGTAGTGGTCCTGCCAAGGTTGTGTCTAAGGATGCTGAAGCATCGGCAGTGCGGAGACGTATTCCTCTTTGGAAACAAAAGGCTAGAGAAGATCTGATCAAAGGTAGGTGGAAAGAGATTACAAAGGTTTCGCAACAAAAAAGACCTAGAAGATTTGAAAAGCGTACAAAAGAAGCACCTAAAGAAGTCAAAGTTGTTGCTCCAAAAGAAAAAGAAAGCAAGGTTACGGTGGAATTGCCGGCTACAGTTAAAGATGTATCTGCCGCGTTGGGAGTGAAAGCCGGTGATATAATTTCAAAGTTACTAATCGGTCATGGTCTTTGTGCTACGATAAATCAGGGCCTGGATGGTGAAATTGTTGAAATGTTAGGCATTGAGTATGGTGTTGAAATTGAGTTGAAGCAGGCAAAAGAGGACGAAGATGAGTTTTCATTAGAAGAGGCCGTTGACAAGGACGAAGATTTAAAGGAGAGAGCGCCTATAGTAACATTTCTTGGTCATGTAGATCATGGAAAGACTTCTTTGCTTGATAGCATTAGAAAAACTGATATTGTCTCTTTCGAGGCAGGTGGTATTACGCAACACATAGGAGCCTACCGTGTAGAAACAAAAGGGAAATCTGTTGTTTTCCTTGATACACCAGGACATGAGGCGTTTACTGCGATGAGGGCAAGAGGGGCAAATGTCACTGATCTGGTGGTGTTGGTAGTTGCTGCTGATGATGGAGTAATGCCTCAGACGGAGGAGGCTATTAACCATGCGCGTGCCGCAAATGTGCCTATTGTGGTTGCCTTGAATAAGGTGGATAAACCGGAAGCAAATATAATGAAGGTGAAGCAGCAATTAGCTTCTCTTGATTTAAATCCTGAAGATTGGGGTGGCAAGGTACAAATGATAGAAACATCTGTTGTTACAAAACAGGGGCTTGATACTCTTTACGATGGATTATTACTGGAAGCCGAGATTCTGGAGTTAAAGGCGGTTGCAAAGAAGCCAGCCAGGGGTATTGTGCTGGAGGCACATGTTCATGAGGGTAGGGGTGTTATCGCAAACCTTTTAGTAAGAGAGGGTACATTAAAACATGGTGATATTGTCCTGTGCGGTCAGACATACGGCAGGGTGAGAGCTATATACAATGATCATGGAAAAGAGATAAAGGAGGCAGGTCCATCAACGCCGGTTGCGATATCAGGTTTATCAACTTGTCCGGAGGCAGGTGATAAATTTTACAGTATTAAGGATATCCAAAAGGCCAGAGAAATCGCTTCAAAACGGGAAAGAAAGATTCGTGAGGTGACACTGTCCGGGCGTCAGCATGTTACACTGGATAATCTGTATAAAAAGATTGAAGAGGGGCAGGTTAAAGAAATTAAGGTAATCTTGAAAGCAGATTTTAAGGGTTCTGTTGAGGTGATTAAGAAATCATTGGAAGAAATCTCAACTAAGGAAGTCAGGACCAGGGTCTTGCATAGCGGTGTTGGAGGGATTACGGAGACAGACATTTTGCTTGCAGACGCTTCCGATGCGGTCGTTATTGGTTTCCATGTTGTTCCTGAAGATAAGGCAAAAACACTTGCGGAATCGTGTGGGGTGGATGTAAGATTATATAAAATTATCTATGATGCGACAAATGACATAAAAGCTGCTCTAGAGGGAATGTTAGAGCCAGACAAGATTGAAAATACACTTGGCAGCGTTGAGGTAAGAAAGGTGTTTAAGGTATCTAAGGTTGGGAATATTGCGGGCTGTTATGTGAAAAGTGGTAAGATATTGCGTAGCTCTCTGGTAAGGCTGATAAGGGATAGCGTTGTTTTGTATGATGGCAAGATTGCAACTTTAAGGGTTGTCAAGGATGATGCGAAAGAAGTCAGGGCCGGGTTTGAATGCGGTATCAGGATAGCGGGATATGATGACATAAAAGTAGATGATATAATAGAGCCTTATGAAATCCAGCATATTGCACGCACCTTGAAGTAAAGAAAGAAATAATACAGGAGAATATTAAGAACAAAAAAATATCTTATGATCGTAGGGACTTTAAACATTAAGGTTGTGATGAGAGGTTCGCGCTCTTTAAAAGATAAACGACGTATAATTAAAAGTTTGAAGGACAGGATCAGAAACAAGTTTAATGTTTCTGTTTCTGAAACAGGTTCACAGGATAATCTCAGGTCTTCGGAAATCAGTGTGGCAATGGTTGGGACAGACAGGCAATACGTTAATAGTGCATTATCTTCGCTTATAAATTTCTTCCGTTTTTTCCCACAGATAGAATTAGTTGATTATGATCTGGATTTGTTTTGAATATGCAGGCTCATGACAAGAAGACTGGAAAGGGTAAGAGGTTTAATTGAGCAGGAAATCAGCAAGGTTATTCTGTATAAGTTGCAGGATCCCAGGGTTAATATGGTGTCTGTTACAAGGGTAGACCCCTCTGCAGATCTGAGATTGGCTAAGGTGTATGTGGCAGTCCAAGGTGATGAAAAATTACAAAAAGACACCTTAAATGCATTGAGACACGCAAAAGGTTTTGTGCAATCCGAGATAGCCTCAAGCTTAAAGTTGAAAAACACTCCCTCGTTGACTTTTTATCTTGATGAGGGAAAAAAGAAGGGCGGGCATATCTTGGAATTAATAGAAAAAGCGGTAAGAGAAGATAATAATGCGGGAAATAGAGACGGGGAAAAAATGAAAAAATTGAGTTTTGGTTTACCAAAGGGTAGTTTGCAGGAATCGACAATTGGTATGATGAAAAATGCGGGATACAAGGTCTACGTTAGCAGTAGATCATACTATCCGTCAATTGATGATGATGAGATGTCGGTAAGATTAATCCGTCCGCAGGACATGGCTCGATATGTTGAGAAAGGGATTATAGATGCGGGTCTTACGGGGCAGGATTGGGTAGAAGAGGCTGGTGCCGATGTTCGGTGTGTGGAGAAACTGGTCTATGCGAAACAACAGTTAACTAAAGTGCGTTGGGTTTTGGCAGTACCGGAGGACTCTGCTATTGAATCCGTGGATGACCTGCAAGGTAAGAGAATATCAACAGAATTGGTAAATGTTACTAAAAAATATCTTGAGGAGAGGGGTGTTCAAGCGGAGGTTGAGTTTTCGCATGGCGCTACAGAGGCCAAGGCTCCGGACCTTGTTGACGCTATAGTGGAGTTGACAGAAACCGGTAGCAGTTTAAGGGCTAACAAACTACGCATTATTGAGACAGTAACAGAATCTGCCACAGTATTTATTTCTAACCATAAATCGTGGGAAGATCCATGGAAAAGGCAGAAGATAGAAAATCTGGCAATATTATTTCATGGAGCCATTATTGCGCGTGACAAAGTGGGGTTGAAAATGAATATTTCAAATGAGGGATTGAATGTTTTATTAGAGAAGTTACCTGCTTTGCGAACACCTACCATTTCTCCCCTTTCAGGAAATGCAGGATATGCAATAGAAACAGTTATGGATGAGTCGGTAGTTAGAAACATTATTCCTGAATTAAAACGGATTGGTGCGGAAGGGATCATTGAATATCCACTTAACAAGGTAATTCTTTAGGTACTTAATGTGTCTCCATTAGTGATGTTTATAACCAACTGAAAGTGCTCTTTTTACCACATCGTTCGTTTTGCTTAAGAAAAACATTTAATTTTTTTTCTCATGTTTGCCCGGCTGAATTCACTCGGACGGGAAAGTGGGAAAAGAATCAAACAAGTATAATATTTTATTACTTGTTTTATTAATATGATATCCACTCTTCTCCCGGTAAAAG
This portion of the Candidatus Scalindua japonica genome encodes:
- the nusA gene encoding transcription termination factor NusA, with protein sequence MDKESLLRLVELLHKDKDIDKDIVFQGIESALESATRKHLKTNETVSIKIDRDTGEIVARQGEHEIDLSDLGRITAQTAKQVIIQKIKEAERDVIYNEFVERKGTIVSGIVQRFEGPTIIINLGKTEGYLPKSEQISNEFHRSAERVRCIVADVKKAGHRVKILLSRTHSNFVRQLFELEVPEIPEKIVEIKGLVREAGYRTKIAVFSEDPNVDCVGACVGVRGTRIKNIVDELNGEKIDIIRWDDEQEVFIPNTLKPAEVTGILLSPENQVATVVVPNDQLSLAIGKRGQNVRLASKLAGWDIDIITEVELEREREREESNGSTGEGVDETASSEDETGKEVEEAGLNEDADSEEVKKQI
- the infB gene encoding translation initiation factor IF-2, whose amino-acid sequence is MVRINKLAKDLGFKNSFLIEKCQEYGFVHIKHHANALTDEQAGLLRSKLVDRAAQSVSIKEKPDTSQVKKVSTEKKSSGPAKVVSKDAEASAVRRRIPLWKQKAREDLIKGRWKEITKVSQQKRPRRFEKRTKEAPKEVKVVAPKEKESKVTVELPATVKDVSAALGVKAGDIISKLLIGHGLCATINQGLDGEIVEMLGIEYGVEIELKQAKEDEDEFSLEEAVDKDEDLKERAPIVTFLGHVDHGKTSLLDSIRKTDIVSFEAGGITQHIGAYRVETKGKSVVFLDTPGHEAFTAMRARGANVTDLVVLVVAADDGVMPQTEEAINHARAANVPIVVALNKVDKPEANIMKVKQQLASLDLNPEDWGGKVQMIETSVVTKQGLDTLYDGLLLEAEILELKAVAKKPARGIVLEAHVHEGRGVIANLLVREGTLKHGDIVLCGQTYGRVRAIYNDHGKEIKEAGPSTPVAISGLSTCPEAGDKFYSIKDIQKAREIASKRERKIREVTLSGRQHVTLDNLYKKIEEGQVKEIKVILKADFKGSVEVIKKSLEEISTKEVRTRVLHSGVGGITETDILLADASDAVVIGFHVVPEDKAKTLAESCGVDVRLYKIIYDATNDIKAALEGMLEPDKIENTLGSVEVRKVFKVSKVGNIAGCYVKSGKILRSSLVRLIRDSVVLYDGKIATLRVVKDDAKEVRAGFECGIRIAGYDDIKVDDIIEPYEIQHIARTLK
- a CDS encoding anthranilate synthase component II, with product MVLLIDNYDSFTYNLVQQIGAFGIAIEVARNDKITIAEIEKKNPSHIIISPGPCTPKEGGISNSVIKNFAGKVPILGVCLGHQCIAYTFGAKIIRARRIMHGKTSMIHHDNKAIFNGLSNPFEATRYHSLIVNKETLPNSFEITAFADEDEIMGIRHKEIPLEGVQFHPESFLTVQGPKLIKNFLDY
- a CDS encoding DUF503 domain-containing protein, coding for MIVGTLNIKVVMRGSRSLKDKRRIIKSLKDRIRNKFNVSVSETGSQDNLRSSEISVAMVGTDRQYVNSALSSLINFFRFFPQIELVDYDLDLF
- the hisG gene encoding ATP phosphoribosyltransferase codes for the protein MKKLSFGLPKGSLQESTIGMMKNAGYKVYVSSRSYYPSIDDDEMSVRLIRPQDMARYVEKGIIDAGLTGQDWVEEAGADVRCVEKLVYAKQQLTKVRWVLAVPEDSAIESVDDLQGKRISTELVNVTKKYLEERGVQAEVEFSHGATEAKAPDLVDAIVELTETGSSLRANKLRIIETVTESATVFISNHKSWEDPWKRQKIENLAILFHGAIIARDKVGLKMNISNEGLNVLLEKLPALRTPTISPLSGNAGYAIETVMDESVVRNIIPELKRIGAEGIIEYPLNKVIL